A single region of the Nocardioides aquaticus genome encodes:
- a CDS encoding ATP-binding protein has product MDDVALDRPFPLARPFTFDDPTPTVLDAGRLRALRNTGLLALGRHPALDAITRLAARATDSPTALVSLIDAERQVFPSRHGWTDDLADVTRETPLALSFCKYVVANDAPLVVEDARVHPTLATSPGTLEGGAVAYAGVPLHDPCGHVLGALCVTDVVPRQWSEQHLEGLRDLATAAETKIALRLSTREIELDRERLMHVLDGAANTMVVIAAADGVITTMNEQAAELLGHEASAFVGSATLLDLAALADPTVPKAARGEAQDWTVATADDGPRVVSVRTSTLLDGVGDVEGYVVIGDDVSAHRQAEQVLRDTVSRQAEAVRRLEALEVARNDFIATASHELRTPVTSINGFTELLAEGIVGELTPPQRDLVARIGRNSRRLLHLIEDLLNLTRLDATVPDVRTDVAVGPLALRAWESIQPELAARDLETALEVSAGDVVVQGDPVQLERALLNLLTNAVKFTPDGGAVALSVLPHEAGVMFEVADTGRGIAADEQAHVYEPFFRTRDTHEKAVPGSGVGLTVVKRVVDAHGGQVLLDSEVGRGTTVRVVLPVD; this is encoded by the coding sequence ATGGATGATGTCGCGCTCGACCGACCCTTCCCCCTCGCCCGACCCTTCACCTTCGACGACCCCACCCCGACGGTCCTCGACGCCGGGCGGCTGCGGGCGCTGCGCAACACGGGCCTGCTCGCCCTCGGGCGGCACCCCGCGCTCGACGCGATCACCCGGCTCGCGGCCCGTGCGACCGACTCCCCCACCGCCCTGGTGTCGTTGATCGACGCCGAGCGTCAGGTGTTCCCCAGCCGGCACGGCTGGACCGACGACCTCGCGGACGTGACCAGGGAGACGCCGCTGGCCCTCTCGTTCTGCAAGTACGTCGTCGCCAACGACGCCCCGCTGGTCGTGGAGGACGCCCGGGTGCACCCGACCCTGGCCACCAGCCCCGGAACCCTCGAGGGCGGCGCGGTGGCCTACGCCGGCGTGCCCCTGCACGACCCGTGCGGGCACGTGCTGGGGGCGTTGTGCGTGACCGACGTGGTGCCCCGGCAGTGGAGCGAGCAGCACCTCGAGGGTCTGCGCGACCTGGCGACCGCGGCCGAGACGAAGATCGCGCTGCGGTTGAGCACCCGCGAGATCGAGCTCGACCGCGAGCGGCTGATGCACGTGCTCGACGGGGCCGCGAACACAATGGTCGTCATCGCCGCCGCCGACGGCGTGATCACCACGATGAACGAGCAGGCGGCCGAGCTCCTGGGGCACGAGGCGTCGGCGTTCGTCGGCTCCGCGACACTCCTGGACCTGGCGGCGCTCGCCGACCCGACCGTCCCCAAGGCCGCGCGCGGCGAGGCCCAGGACTGGACGGTGGCGACGGCTGACGACGGACCGCGCGTCGTCTCGGTGCGCACCAGCACGCTGCTGGACGGTGTCGGGGACGTCGAGGGCTACGTCGTGATCGGCGACGACGTCAGCGCCCACCGGCAGGCCGAGCAGGTGCTGCGCGACACCGTCTCCCGCCAGGCCGAGGCCGTACGGCGCCTCGAGGCGCTCGAGGTGGCGCGCAACGACTTCATCGCGACCGCCAGCCACGAGCTGCGGACACCCGTGACCAGCATCAACGGCTTCACCGAGCTCCTGGCCGAGGGGATCGTCGGCGAGCTCACGCCGCCCCAGCGCGACCTCGTGGCACGGATCGGGCGCAACAGCCGGCGGCTGCTGCACCTGATCGAGGACCTGCTCAACCTGACCCGCCTCGACGCGACCGTCCCGGACGTCCGCACCGACGTCGCGGTCGGCCCGCTCGCCCTCCGCGCCTGGGAGAGCATCCAGCCCGAGCTCGCGGCCCGCGACCTCGAGACGGCCCTCGAGGTCAGCGCCGGAGACGTCGTCGTGCAGGGCGACCCCGTGCAGCTCGAACGGGCGCTGCTGAACCTGCTCACCAACGCCGTGAAGTTCACCCCCGACGGCGGCGCGGTCGCCCTGTCGGTGCTGCCCCACGAGGCCGGCGTCATGTTCGAGGTCGCCGACACCGGCCGCGGCATCGCCGCGGACGAGCAGGCCCACGTCTACGAGCCGTTCTTCCGCACGCGCGACACCCACGAGAAGGCCGTGCCCGGCTCGGGCGTGGGACTGACCGTGGTCAAGCGTGTGGTCGACGCCCACGGGGGGCAGGTGCTCCTGGACTCCGAGGTCGGGCGCGGGACGACGGTACGGGTCGTGCTCCCGGTCGACTAG
- a CDS encoding alpha/beta fold hydrolase: MSNGAQTVTVPHLGGSTIGYKLGKPYDPALPTLVMVNSFSTSVELYRPQFAHAGLGEAANLLAIELYGHGATRAAYEQFTYWDSAIANLQVLEALGIPRAFVLGTSQGGWVATRMAILAPDVIQGIVPLGTSMDYESQRSRDLGCWDGLDFCTPSIDALAEPVGDDWVVPGEFVDAVLGAGLGEAVTDDERAFWHTTYQQNYTGDAGRHRLRVSTINLRDRDGLHGRLDGVRCPVLWMQGTADAVYSVANAEDEIGRFSQAADTELRVVEGGQHFLSASDPDVVNAATVEFLGRWS; encoded by the coding sequence ATGAGCAACGGCGCCCAGACAGTCACCGTCCCGCACCTCGGCGGGTCCACCATCGGCTACAAGCTCGGCAAGCCGTACGACCCCGCGCTCCCGACGCTGGTGATGGTGAACTCGTTCAGCACCTCGGTGGAGCTCTACCGCCCGCAGTTCGCCCACGCCGGGCTGGGTGAGGCCGCCAACCTGCTGGCCATCGAGCTGTACGGCCACGGCGCGACGCGGGCGGCGTACGAGCAGTTCACCTACTGGGACAGCGCGATCGCCAACCTGCAGGTCCTCGAGGCGCTCGGCATCCCGCGGGCGTTCGTGCTGGGCACGTCCCAGGGCGGCTGGGTGGCCACCCGGATGGCGATCCTCGCGCCCGACGTCATCCAGGGCATCGTCCCGCTCGGCACCTCGATGGACTACGAGAGCCAGCGCAGCCGCGACCTGGGGTGCTGGGACGGCCTCGACTTCTGCACGCCGTCGATCGACGCCCTGGCCGAGCCCGTGGGCGACGACTGGGTCGTCCCGGGCGAGTTCGTCGACGCCGTCCTGGGTGCCGGTCTGGGCGAGGCCGTCACCGACGACGAGCGGGCGTTCTGGCACACCACCTACCAGCAGAACTACACCGGGGACGCCGGCCGGCACCGGCTCCGGGTCAGCACCATCAACCTGCGTGACCGCGACGGCCTGCACGGTCGGCTGGACGGCGTGCGCTGCCCGGTGCTGTGGATGCAGGGCACCGCCGACGCGGTCTACTCCGTGGCCAACGCCGAGGACGAGATCGGCCGGTTCTCCCAAGCCGCCGACACCGAGCTGCGGGTCGTCGAGGGCGGCCAGCACTTCCTCAGCGCCTCGGACCCCGACGTGGTGAACGCGGCGACGGTGGAGTTCCTCGGCCGCTGGAGCTAG
- a CDS encoding VOC family protein produces MTARISHLSIDCVNAYELSEWWKQVLGFVDVEEDPNGPGDEECMILSPTTGEHVLFLEVPGFDTSIPKRIHLDLRPTERTRDEELEVLLGLGATEVADHRGIYGPGTGWVVLADPEGNQFCILRGDHELAD; encoded by the coding sequence ATGACGGCCCGCATCTCGCACCTCAGCATCGACTGCGTCAACGCCTACGAGCTCTCGGAGTGGTGGAAGCAGGTCCTCGGCTTCGTCGACGTCGAGGAGGACCCCAACGGCCCCGGCGACGAGGAGTGCATGATCCTCTCCCCGACGACGGGGGAGCACGTCCTTTTCCTCGAGGTGCCCGGCTTCGACACGTCGATCCCGAAGCGGATCCACCTCGACCTGCGCCCCACCGAGCGCACCCGCGACGAGGAGCTCGAGGTGCTCCTCGGCCTCGGGGCGACGGAGGTCGCCGACCACCGCGGCATCTACGGCCCGGGGACCGGCTGGGTCGTCCTGGCCGACCCCGAGGGCAACCAGTTCTGCATCCTGCGTGGCGACCACGAGCTCGCCGACTGA
- a CDS encoding TM0106 family RecB-like putative nuclease: protein MFQNETGVHWSASDLASAATCEFALLRSLDRLTDPTDVADATPSPLRDQLSAAGDRHERQVLDDLVATHGDGVVTVARATGKAPADLADLVRRTTDALGSGADVVFQAGFADGEFHGYADFLLASPDGWVVADSKIARRAKTTALLQVAAYADQLERLGFDVAPEVRLILGTGDTVSFPRADLMAVFRERRARLRDLITEHRASPGKAAWDTPGLVFCGSCDDCATAVTDTDDLLQVANLRRSQRARLKDAGIHTMTDLAAAGTCPTGMNHGVFDRLVAQATLQAAQLADEGVRFEVFDPLPIRALPKPTPGDLFFDFEGDPIHHEPGSERWGLEYLWGVQTARRADGSLGEFWHLWADDRVQERAALVTFLDTVAALREAYPGMHVYHYAAYEVSALKRLVAEFKTHEEELDDLLRHGVFVDLYATVRGSVRVSQPSYSIKKLEPLYMDHEREGLAAGDDSIVQYGIYREKLALDDPSRSAERDDLLQYNHYDCESTLELRDWLLNQLPPGAHAAGPDDDVELTGQVVREQPPERVALSRDLLARSGPELRSERTDEEQAWALLEGALDYHRREDKPFWWAHFDRLMHEPDEWADTKDVVLVQTAEVVEDWGTTGKQKNRRRTLRLTGRPGPGSTLAAPGSVRCVYAAPAPDGVVVPARGLHGATGDMELTDVEQHADGTVTVTVVEVVRKGQSTWEALPLALAPTPGPPTAQIAATIGSLAQRAAEGDALPAQPAVDVLARRGPRLVGLPGVARTGERESDLVSTLLALDRSYLAVQGPPGTGKTYLGSLVIKRLVEEHGWRIGVVGQSHAVVENLLDAVVGKGLSPAVVAKRDKRNKAATWVGLSPASLATWKAEQTAGYVVGGTVWGFVGNAVEPEGLDLLVVDEAGQFCLANTLAVSTAAQRLLLLGDPQQLPQVSQGCHGEPVDDSALSWVIGASATLPEDLGYFLETSYRMHPAVCEVVSRLSYDGKLHAADAASARSLEGVDPGVEIVLVDHGGRSVSSLEEAAVVVEQVRRHVGARWHDGAASRTLGAADVLVVAPYNAQRVLLGERLAEAGLGAVRVGTVDKFQGQEAPVVVVSMTASSQEDVPRGMEFLLNRNRVNVAVSRAQWKAVVVRSRSLTAFMPTSTHGLLELGGFLGLGEPVPARMP from the coding sequence GTGTTCCAGAACGAGACCGGGGTGCACTGGAGCGCCTCCGACCTCGCCTCCGCCGCGACCTGCGAGTTCGCCCTGCTGCGGTCGCTGGACCGCCTGACGGACCCCACGGACGTCGCCGACGCGACCCCCAGCCCGCTGCGCGACCAGCTTTCCGCCGCCGGGGACCGCCACGAGCGGCAGGTCCTGGACGATCTCGTCGCGACCCACGGCGACGGCGTCGTCACCGTCGCCCGCGCCACCGGCAAGGCTCCTGCGGATCTCGCCGACCTGGTGCGCCGCACCACGGACGCGCTGGGGTCGGGCGCCGACGTCGTCTTCCAGGCGGGGTTCGCCGACGGGGAGTTCCACGGGTACGCCGACTTCCTGCTCGCCTCCCCGGACGGCTGGGTCGTGGCCGACTCCAAGATCGCGCGGCGCGCGAAGACGACCGCGCTGCTGCAGGTCGCGGCGTACGCCGACCAGCTCGAGCGCCTCGGGTTCGACGTCGCCCCGGAGGTGAGGCTGATCCTCGGCACCGGCGACACGGTCTCCTTCCCCCGTGCCGACCTGATGGCGGTCTTCCGCGAGCGCCGGGCGCGGCTGCGTGACCTGATCACGGAGCATCGCGCGAGCCCGGGGAAGGCGGCGTGGGACACCCCGGGGCTGGTCTTCTGCGGGTCCTGCGACGACTGCGCGACGGCGGTGACCGACACCGACGACCTCCTGCAGGTCGCCAACCTCCGCCGCTCGCAGCGAGCCCGCCTCAAGGACGCCGGGATCCACACCATGACTGACCTCGCGGCTGCCGGGACCTGCCCCACCGGGATGAACCACGGCGTCTTCGACCGCCTCGTCGCCCAGGCAACGCTCCAGGCCGCGCAGCTCGCCGACGAGGGGGTCCGGTTCGAGGTGTTCGACCCGCTGCCGATCCGGGCGCTGCCGAAGCCGACGCCGGGCGACCTGTTCTTCGACTTCGAGGGCGACCCGATCCACCACGAGCCGGGCAGCGAGCGGTGGGGCCTGGAATACCTCTGGGGCGTGCAGACCGCGCGCAGGGCCGACGGGTCGCTGGGGGAGTTCTGGCACCTGTGGGCCGACGACCGGGTGCAGGAGCGGGCCGCGCTGGTCACGTTCCTGGACACGGTGGCCGCGCTGCGCGAGGCGTACCCGGGGATGCACGTGTACCACTACGCGGCCTACGAGGTCTCCGCGCTCAAGCGCCTGGTCGCGGAGTTCAAGACGCACGAGGAGGAGCTCGACGACCTGCTCCGCCACGGGGTGTTCGTCGACCTCTACGCCACCGTCCGCGGGTCGGTCCGGGTCTCGCAGCCGTCCTACAGCATCAAGAAGCTCGAGCCGCTCTACATGGATCACGAGCGCGAGGGGCTGGCCGCCGGGGACGACTCGATCGTCCAGTACGGGATCTACCGCGAGAAGCTCGCGCTCGACGACCCGAGTAGATCGGCGGAGCGGGACGACCTGCTGCAGTACAACCACTACGACTGCGAGTCGACCCTGGAGCTGCGGGACTGGCTGCTGAACCAGCTGCCGCCGGGGGCTCACGCTGCGGGGCCGGACGACGACGTCGAGCTGACCGGGCAGGTCGTCCGGGAGCAACCCCCGGAGCGGGTCGCGCTCTCCCGCGACCTCCTGGCGCGCTCCGGGCCCGAGCTGCGCTCCGAGAGGACCGATGAGGAGCAGGCGTGGGCGCTGCTCGAGGGCGCGCTGGACTACCACCGGCGGGAGGACAAGCCCTTCTGGTGGGCGCACTTCGACCGGCTGATGCACGAGCCGGACGAGTGGGCCGACACCAAGGACGTCGTCCTCGTGCAGACCGCCGAGGTCGTCGAGGACTGGGGCACGACCGGGAAGCAGAAGAACCGCCGGCGCACGCTGCGCCTGACCGGCCGGCCCGGACCGGGCAGCACCCTGGCCGCACCGGGCTCGGTCCGGTGCGTGTACGCCGCCCCCGCTCCGGACGGCGTCGTCGTCCCGGCCCGCGGCCTCCACGGGGCGACCGGCGACATGGAGCTCACCGACGTCGAGCAGCACGCCGACGGCACGGTGACGGTGACCGTCGTCGAGGTGGTGAGGAAGGGGCAGAGCACCTGGGAGGCACTGCCGCTCGCCCTCGCGCCGACGCCCGGTCCGCCTACGGCGCAGATCGCCGCGACCATCGGCTCCCTGGCCCAGCGGGCAGCCGAAGGCGATGCCCTGCCCGCGCAGCCGGCGGTGGACGTCCTGGCCCGGCGCGGGCCGCGGCTGGTCGGTCTCCCCGGCGTCGCCCGGACGGGGGAACGCGAGTCCGACCTCGTGTCCACGCTGCTGGCGCTGGACCGGTCGTACCTCGCCGTCCAGGGCCCGCCCGGGACCGGCAAGACGTACCTCGGCTCGCTGGTCATCAAGCGGCTGGTCGAGGAGCACGGCTGGCGGATCGGGGTCGTCGGTCAGTCGCACGCCGTCGTCGAGAACCTCCTGGACGCGGTGGTCGGCAAGGGGCTCTCGCCCGCGGTGGTCGCCAAGCGCGACAAGCGGAACAAGGCCGCCACGTGGGTCGGTCTGAGCCCGGCCTCCCTGGCGACGTGGAAGGCCGAGCAGACGGCCGGGTACGTCGTCGGCGGCACCGTGTGGGGCTTCGTCGGGAACGCCGTCGAACCCGAGGGTCTCGACCTCCTGGTAGTCGACGAGGCCGGACAGTTCTGCCTGGCCAACACCCTCGCGGTCTCGACCGCCGCGCAGCGGCTCCTGCTGCTCGGCGACCCCCAGCAGCTGCCCCAGGTCAGCCAGGGGTGCCACGGGGAGCCGGTGGACGACTCGGCGCTGAGCTGGGTGATCGGGGCCAGCGCGACGCTCCCCGAGGACCTCGGCTACTTCCTCGAGACGTCCTACCGGATGCACCCGGCCGTCTGCGAGGTCGTGTCGCGGCTGTCCTACGACGGCAAGCTGCACGCCGCCGACGCCGCGAGCGCGAGGTCGCTCGAGGGCGTCGACCCCGGCGTCGAGATCGTCCTCGTCGACCACGGCGGGCGGAGTGTGTCGAGCCTGGAGGAGGCCGCGGTCGTCGTCGAGCAGGTCCGGCGCCACGTGGGCGCGCGGTGGCACGACGGCGCGGCGTCACGGACCCTCGGGGCGGCGGACGTGCTGGTGGTCGCGCCGTACAACGCCCAGCGGGTCCTGCTGGGCGAGCGGTTGGCCGAGGCGGGGCTCGGTGCCGTACGGGTCGGCACCGTCGACAAGTTCCAGGGCCAGGAGGCGCCGGTGGTCGTCGTGTCGATGACGGCGTCGTCGCAGGAGGACGTCCCTCGGGGGATGGAGTTCCTGCTGAACCGCAACCGCGTGAACGTCGCGGTGTCCCGGGCGCAGTGGAAGGCGGTCGTGGTCCGGTCGAGGTCGTTGACGGCGTTCATGCCGACGAGCACGCACGGCCTGCTCGAGCTCGGTGGTTTCCTCGGGCTGGGGGAGCCGGTGCCTGCCAGGATGCCGTGA
- a CDS encoding GOLPH3/VPS74 family protein, with protein MWEWLLKAFGVADEPLISPTPVPARMTPSLAHEALLICVHPVTGTLWDHTRHIWSAALLIELAHEGRLQVTGSGKATRHTLVGSSLLGDPELDMTLTRLELYRPGWKTVGQVDFLPGPEHLVERLVAEGLVVEEERVTGGLFKRRRLHLTAAGRDEPAARVRAALLGEAVPDERTALLVAALNVAMPTRLLVPKDRVKEADRRMREIVAGVGEAERALISAVRAARARSEGGGDGGGGD; from the coding sequence GTGTGGGAGTGGTTGCTCAAGGCGTTCGGCGTCGCGGACGAACCCCTCATCTCGCCCACGCCCGTCCCGGCCCGCATGACGCCCTCCCTGGCCCACGAGGCGCTCCTGATCTGCGTCCACCCGGTCACCGGCACGCTGTGGGACCACACCCGGCACATCTGGTCCGCGGCGCTCCTCATCGAGCTCGCGCACGAGGGGCGGTTGCAGGTGACCGGGTCCGGGAAGGCCACCCGCCACACCCTGGTCGGCTCCTCCCTGCTCGGGGACCCTGAGCTCGACATGACCCTGACGCGCCTGGAGCTCTACCGGCCGGGATGGAAGACGGTGGGCCAGGTGGACTTCCTGCCGGGTCCCGAGCACCTGGTCGAGCGGCTGGTCGCCGAGGGCCTGGTCGTGGAGGAGGAGCGGGTGACCGGCGGGCTCTTCAAACGTCGCCGCCTGCACCTCACGGCGGCCGGCCGCGACGAGCCGGCTGCCCGGGTGCGTGCGGCCCTGCTCGGTGAGGCGGTCCCGGACGAGCGGACGGCGCTGCTCGTCGCGGCGCTCAACGTCGCGATGCCGACGAGGCTCCTCGTCCCGAAGGACAGGGTCAAGGAGGCCGACCGCCGGATGAGGGAGATCGTCGCGGGGGTCGGCGAGGCCGAGCGAGCCCTGATCTCGGCGGTGCGGGCGGCGCGGGCCCGCAGCGAGGGCGGTGGCGACGGGGGTGGTGGCGACTAG